The sequence below is a genomic window from Spiroplasma gladiatoris.
TAGATAAATTAGATTAGTATGTTTGTTCAAGAAAGTTTAATTAGAAATTGATCACATGCTATTTGCACAATAGCTATTGAAACAAAAAAGGTAGAAGAATTCTTAAATACAGCAAAAGATTTAAATCAAATTTTTAAAAACAATACAGAACTTGTTGAGTTTTTATCAAATAAAAGTTTTAATGTTGAAACAAGAATAAAAGTGATTGATAATATTTTTGCAAAAAAAATAGATCAAAACATTGTGAATGCTTTAAAACTATTAGTAGTAAGAGATCTTGCAAGAGGTGTAAGACATATTGTTAAACAAATGATAAAAGATCTTTTATTAGAAACTAATACTGTTCAAGGTGTAGTTTATTCAATCGATGCATTGGACCCATCAATTATTAAAAAAATTGAAACCAAATTATCAACAAAAATTGAAAAAAAAGTTATCTTAGATAACATAATAGACAAAGAATTAATCGCTGGTATCAGAGTTGAATTAGCAGGGAAAAAATATGACTCTTCTATTCAAGGAAAAGCTCTTGATATGAGACGTAAGGTTATGAAAAATAGAAAATAGGGTGATGTTATGCCATTAAAAATTAATGAAATATCAGAAGTGATAAAAAAACAAATCCAAGAATATGGTAAAGATCTTGTCATTCAAGAGGTTGGTACAGTTGCTAGTATTGGTGATGGTGTTGCCTTGTTATTTGGTTTAGATAAAGCAATGATGGGAGAACTTCTAATCTTTAACGACAATATTTATGGAATGGCTTTAAACCTTGAAGATGGAGCAGTTGGTGCTGTTATAATGGGTGACGACTCAGAAATCAAACAAGGTGATAAAGTAAAAAGAACTCAAAGAGTTGTTGAAACTCCAGTTGGAGATGAATTATTAGGAAGAGTTTTAAATGGAATTGGAAATCCAATTGATGGGAACGGTCCTTTAAAAAACAAAAAATTTGCACCAGTTGAAAAAATTGCATCTGGAGTTATGTCTAGAAAATCAGTTGATCAACCAATGGAAACAGGAATCTTATCAATTGATTCAATCATTCCAATCGGAAAAGGCCAAAGAGAATTGATTATTGGAGATAGACAAACTGGAAAAACAGCTATTGCAATAGATACAATTATTAATCAAAAAGGAAAAAATGTTAAATGTGTATATGTGGCAATTGGTCAAAAAGAATCAACAGTAGCACAAGTTGTTGAAAAATTAAAACAAGCAGCAGCAATGGAATACACAACAGTTATTTCAGCATCTGCTAGTGAATCTGCACCAATGCAATATATTGCTCCATATACTGGAGTTTCAATTGCAGAAGAATGAATGGCAAATGGTGATGATGTTTTAGTTATTTATGATGACTTATCAAAACATGCAATTGCATATCGTACATTAGCATTGTTATTACGTAGACCACCAGGTAGAGAAGCTTATCCTGGAGATGTATTTTACTTACACTCAAGATTATTAGAAAGAGCTGCAAGAGTTAATGAAAAATTTGGTGGAGGAAGTATTACTGCTTTACCAATTATTGAAACTCAAGCTGGAGATATTTCAGCATATATTCCAACAAATGTTATTTCAATTACTGATGGACAAATATTTTTATCAGAACAATTATTTAACTCAGGAATTAGACCAGCTGTTGATACAGGGTTATCTGTTTCTAGAGTTGGAAGTGCAGCACAAATTAAAGCTGTTAAACAAATGGGTGGAACTTTAAAACTAGAATTAGCTCAATACTATGAATTACAAGCTTTTGCAAAATTCGGTAGTGATTTAGATGAAACTACAAAAGCAACTTTAGATCATGGAGCAAAAATTGTTGAGTTATTAAAACAAAGACAATACTCTCCAATTAGTCAAATTACTCAATCAATCATTTTATTAGCTATTAAAGAAAGATTAATTAAATGATTACCAGTAAGTGAAATGATGAATTTCAAAGCTGAATTATTAAAACATTTTAAAACAAATGATAAAGCTAAAGCATTAAAAAAACAATTAGCTGAAGAAAAAGCATATGATGAAGCTTTAACTAAAAAAATTAGAGAAGAAGTAATTAAGGTGATAAAACACTGTGTACTTGATATTAAAGAATGAAAAGCAACAACTTATGGAACTCAAGAAGAATGAGATAAATTAAAATAAGATGGCTAACTTAGGTGAGTTAAAAACTCAAATTGCTTCTGTTAAAGATATTGGAAAAATAACAGGAGCAATGGAACTGGTTGCTACTGCAAAATTAAAACGTATTTCAAAAAGAGTGGGAGACATTCATGCTTATATGGATGAAATTTATAATGTCTTTGATTATATTGTTTCTCACTCAGAAGATTCAATTTATTTAAAAAAACCAGATACTCAAATTAATAAAACATTATGAGTAGTCATTACATCAAACTTAGGTTTGTGTGGTGGATATAATGCAAATATAATTAAAGCAATTAAAGGAAGAATTGGATCAAACGATGAAGTAGTTGCAATTGGTAACAAAGCTATAAGTTATTGCAATTCAAACAAATTAAATATAAGAAGAGCAATTACTGATGTTGATGTAAATTATACAAGTGATAATGCTAACTTCTTAGCATCAGATTTATTATCTTGATATTCTCAAAGAGAAATTGATGCAATTAATGTAGTATATACAAAATTTATTAATAACGTAACTTTTGAACCACACATTATTAATTTATTTCCAATTATAAAAGTTGAAGAAACTAATGAAACTCATGAAGATATTTTATTAGAACCAGATGCAGAAACTGTTCTTGCAACTGGAGTTGCTTTATACTTAAATACAATTATTTTTGGAACTATCTTAGAATCACAACTTTCAGAACAAGCAAGTAGAAGAACTGCAATGGAAGCTGCAACAAAAAACGGAAAAGAGTTATCAGAATCTTTAAGTATTGCATACAACCGAAAAAGGCAAGAAAACATTACACAAGAAATTAGTGAAATTGTTGGAGGAGCAAATGCTCAAAGTGATAATTAATATGGAGGAAATTATTTTATGAAAACAAGTTTAGGTAAAGTAGTTCAAGTCATGGGTCCTGTTGTGGACGTTCGCTTTAAAGAATCAGAAATGCCAGAATTGTACAACACTATCGAACTAGATAATTTGGGAACAAAATTAGTATTAGAAGTGGTACAACACATTGGTGATGATCTTGTAAGAACTATTGCTATGGGGCCAACCGAAGGTCTTATCAGAGGAATGGATGCAAAAAATACTGGAGCACCAATTAGTGTTCCTGTTGGTAACGAGGTTTTAGGAAGAATGTTTAATGTTCTTGGTGATCCAATTGATGAAAAACCACAAGTTGATTCTAAAAAAATGCCAATTCATAGAACTGCACCAAGTTATGATGAACTGTCAACATCAGCTGAAATTTTAGAAACAGGAATTAAAGTTGTAGACTTAATGATGCCTTTTTCTAAGGGAGGAAAAATTGGGCTGTTTGGTGGAGCTGGAGTTGGTAAAACAGTTTTAGTTCAAGAGTTAATTAACAACGTTGCAAAAGCACATGGGGGAATATCTGTGTTTGCTGGAGTTGGAGAACGTACAAGAGAAGGAAACGACTTGTACTATGAAATGATTGAAGCTGGAGTTATTGATAAAACAAGTCTAGTATTTGGTCAAATGAATGAACCACCAGGAGCAAGAATGAGAGTTGCTTTAACTGGATTAACAATCGCTGAATATTTTAGAGATGAAAAAAATCAAGACGTGTTATTATTTATTGACAATATCTTTAGATTTACACAAGCTGGATCAGAAGTTTCTGCTTTATTAGGAAGAATGCCTTCTGCTGTTGGTTATCAACCAACTTTAGCAACTGAAATGGGTGCTTTACAAGAAAGAATTACTTCAACTAAAAAAGGATCAATTACTTCTGTTCAAGCAGTTTATGTTCCAGCCGATGACTTAACTGATCCCGCTCCTGCAACAACATTTGCTCACTTAGACGCAAGAGTTGTTTTGGATAGATCAATTGCTGCATTAGGAATTTATCCTGCAATTGATCCATTATCTTCAAGTTCAAGAATGTTAGATCCAGAAATTGTTGGTGAAGAGCATTATTCAACTGCATTAAAAGTTCAAGAAACTTTACAAAAATATAAAGAATTACAATCAATTATTGCAATTCTTGGTATGGATGAACTTTCTGAAGAAGATAGAATAACAGTTAATAGAGCAAGAAAAATTAGAAACTTTATGTCTCAACCATTTACAGTTGGTGAAAAATTTACAGGACGTAGTGGAAAGTATGTAAGTGTTCAAGATACAATTAACTCTTTTAAAGCTATTTTAAATGGAGATTGTGATGATATACCTGAAACTTTATTTATGTATGCAGGTTCAGTTGAAGAAGTTATTGAAAGAAATAAAGTTAAAAAATAATTATGGAATTAAAATTAAAAGTAATAACTCCTAACGGCATATTTTTAAACTCAATAAAAGTAAGTCACGTTGGAGTTCAAACTACAGATGGAGATATGACAATTTATGCACGTCATGCTGCTATTGTTTCAACTTTAAAAATTGGTCTTGTAAAATATACAGATGTGAAAGGGAATATTAAATATA
It includes:
- the atpA gene encoding F0F1 ATP synthase subunit alpha codes for the protein MPLKINEISEVIKKQIQEYGKDLVIQEVGTVASIGDGVALLFGLDKAMMGELLIFNDNIYGMALNLEDGAVGAVIMGDDSEIKQGDKVKRTQRVVETPVGDELLGRVLNGIGNPIDGNGPLKNKKFAPVEKIASGVMSRKSVDQPMETGILSIDSIIPIGKGQRELIIGDRQTGKTAIAIDTIINQKGKNVKCVYVAIGQKESTVAQVVEKLKQAAAMEYTTVISASASESAPMQYIAPYTGVSIAEEWMANGDDVLVIYDDLSKHAIAYRTLALLLRRPPGREAYPGDVFYLHSRLLERAARVNEKFGGGSITALPIIETQAGDISAYIPTNVISITDGQIFLSEQLFNSGIRPAVDTGLSVSRVGSAAQIKAVKQMGGTLKLELAQYYELQAFAKFGSDLDETTKATLDHGAKIVELLKQRQYSPISQITQSIILLAIKERLIKWLPVSEMMNFKAELLKHFKTNDKAKALKKQLAEEKAYDEALTKKIREEVIKVIKHCVLDIKEWKATTYGTQEEWDKLK
- the atpG gene encoding ATP synthase F1 subunit gamma — translated: MANLGELKTQIASVKDIGKITGAMELVATAKLKRISKRVGDIHAYMDEIYNVFDYIVSHSEDSIYLKKPDTQINKTLWVVITSNLGLCGGYNANIIKAIKGRIGSNDEVVAIGNKAISYCNSNKLNIRRAITDVDVNYTSDNANFLASDLLSWYSQREIDAINVVYTKFINNVTFEPHIINLFPIIKVEETNETHEDILLEPDAETVLATGVALYLNTIIFGTILESQLSEQASRRTAMEAATKNGKELSESLSIAYNRKRQENITQEISEIVGGANAQSDN
- the atpD gene encoding F0F1 ATP synthase subunit beta: MKTSLGKVVQVMGPVVDVRFKESEMPELYNTIELDNLGTKLVLEVVQHIGDDLVRTIAMGPTEGLIRGMDAKNTGAPISVPVGNEVLGRMFNVLGDPIDEKPQVDSKKMPIHRTAPSYDELSTSAEILETGIKVVDLMMPFSKGGKIGLFGGAGVGKTVLVQELINNVAKAHGGISVFAGVGERTREGNDLYYEMIEAGVIDKTSLVFGQMNEPPGARMRVALTGLTIAEYFRDEKNQDVLLFIDNIFRFTQAGSEVSALLGRMPSAVGYQPTLATEMGALQERITSTKKGSITSVQAVYVPADDLTDPAPATTFAHLDARVVLDRSIAALGIYPAIDPLSSSSRMLDPEIVGEEHYSTALKVQETLQKYKELQSIIAILGMDELSEEDRITVNRARKIRNFMSQPFTVGEKFTGRSGKYVSVQDTINSFKAILNGDCDDIPETLFMYAGSVEEVIERNKVKK
- a CDS encoding F0F1 ATP synthase subunit delta; this encodes MFVQESLIRNWSHAICTIAIETKKVEEFLNTAKDLNQIFKNNTELVEFLSNKSFNVETRIKVIDNIFAKKIDQNIVNALKLLVVRDLARGVRHIVKQMIKDLLLETNTVQGVVYSIDALDPSIIKKIETKLSTKIEKKVILDNIIDKELIAGIRVELAGKKYDSSIQGKALDMRRKVMKNRK
- a CDS encoding FoF1 ATP synthase subunit delta/epsilon gives rise to the protein MELKLKVITPNGIFLNSIKVSHVGVQTTDGDMTIYARHAAIVSTLKIGLVKYTDVKGNIKYIHVHRGILQVHNNEVKVLTPWLYEVDEKGKKLGPKI